The following nucleotide sequence is from Allocatelliglobosispora scoriae.
CTCATCTCCGCGAACCACCAGCCCGGCCCCACCGAACTCGCCCTGGTGATAGCGCACGGGTTCACCGGCTCCTGGCGCCGACCGGCGGTACGCAGAGCGGCCGACGTCTTCAACCGGGGCGCCGGCGTCATCAGCTTCGACTTCCGCGGGCACGGCCGCTCCGGCGGCTCCTCCACCGTCGGCGACCAGGAGATCCACGACCTGGAGGCGGCCGTCGCCTGGGCCCGCGAGCTGGGCTACAAGGAGATCGTCACGATCGGCTTCTCCATGGGCGCCTCCGTCGTCGTCCGGCACGCCGCGCTCGTCCGCGGGGTGGCCGCCGCCGTCGCGGTGAGCAGCCCGGCCCGGTGGTACTACCGGGGCACCACGCCGATGCGGCGGGTGCACTGGGTGATCGAACGCCGCCTGGGCCGCCTCCTCGG
It contains:
- a CDS encoding alpha/beta hydrolase, with amino-acid sequence MRTIDGVLISANHQPGPTELALVIAHGFTGSWRRPAVRRAADVFNRGAGVISFDFRGHGRSGGSSTVGDQEIHDLEAAVAWARELGYKEIVTIGFSMGASVVVRHAALVRGVAAAVAVSSPARWYYRGTTPMRRVHWVIERRLGRLLGRVALRTRISGRGWNPVPESPTEVVARIAPTPLLVVHGDADTYFPVEHAYSLFAAANDPRSIWIEREFGHAENAATEELLERIADWIDRAVGITRP